The genomic interval CTGAGTTCCGGGGCGCAGTGTCTTTCCCCGGTCCCCTGAAAGGAGCCCTTCCCCTTGTCCCACGCTTCTGCCCCGGCGGGCACCGTTCAGCAGAGTCAGGGGGTCCGCACCTTCCCGGTCGGCTGGCTGCTGCTGTTTCTCGCCACGCTCCTCGTCCCCGGCTACTTCGCCGTGCACACGGCAGGGCAGGTCTCCCAAGTGATGGTCGCCAAAGGCTGGCCGGCAGCCCTGCACAGCCAGACGTTCCTGCTCGACTGCGTCCTGAGCCAGGCCTGCAACGCGGCATTCCAGCAGGGCTTCGCCCGCCTCTTCCCGCTGTGGTCGCTGGCGTTGCCCGCCGTGGGACTGGTCATCTACGGCTTCAAGGCCCGGCCGCGCACGTACGCCACCAAGGACCCCGGCCTCGCCTGGTGGGCCCAGGCCGACGATCAGGGCCTGAACCAGTACCGGACGCATGACCCGACGAGGCCGGAGAACAAGCTGCTCGGGTACCTCGGCCACCTGCTCAGCGTGGGCCGCGAGGGCAAGATCGAGTACCGCAAGACCTTCCCGCTCTACGTGCGCATGGCGGCGCTCGCCGAGAACGTCCTGGTGCTCGGGGGGGTGGGGGCGGGCAAGACCCGCGGCTACTTCAGACCGCTGATCATGCTGGCCGCCCACCTGGGGTTCACGGTGATCGTCTTCGACTTGAAATACCCACAACCGGACTCCGGCTTCTTCGACATGATCGGGTACTGGGTCAGGCGGCGGCGCAGGGTGATGATGTTTACCCCGTTCAGCCCCAACACGATGCGTCTGCCGCTGCTCGACAGCATCGAGGACTACGCCAGCGCCCTGAGAATGGCGACCACCATCATGCCACCGCCGGAGTACGGCCAGGAGCCCGGCAAGCACTACCGGGACCGGGACCGCGGGGTGCTTGCCGCCTTCCTGCTGTACCTCGCCAGGAGCGACACGCCCAACTTCAGTGAGCTGCTGCGTATGGCGCAGTTCACGCCGAACGAACTCAAAAAGTGGTTCGAGGACCAGGCCGCCTTCGACGAGAACAGCGAGGTGGTCCTCAACCTCAAGGGCATCTTCGCGCAGGGGAACCAGGAGGTCGCCTCGGTCCTGCAGGGCATCAAGAACGCCCTGCGCATCTTCTACAACCCGATGGTGGCGCGGGCGACTGAGAGCCTGGTGGGCGAGAACATCGACGTACGCGCGGCCTTTCGCGAGCCCACTCTGCTCTACATCGGCATCCAGCAGGAGTACATGATGGAGGGCGACGGCGTGGTGCTCCTCCAGCTCGTCAAGCGATTCATCGACCGCGACCTCCAGCGCGAGGCGGCGGCCCAGGGCGGCGTCCTTAAAAGGCACGCCGCGTATGTCCTCGACGAGTTCCCTTCCTTCGGACAACTGCCGTACATGATGCGCTCGCTCGGCGTGCTGCGTTCCTACAACGTGTCCCACCACATCGGGGTGCAGAACCTCGCCCAGCTCGCCGTGGTCTACGGCGACAACTACAGCAAGGCCCTGACCACCAACGTGATCGGCCGCAAGATCTTTTTCCCGCTCGCGGTGGACGACGAGGAGCGCGAGATCTTCTCGCAGTATGTCGGCAAGACCACGGTGTACGACATCAGCGAGGGCGATACCCGTCGCCGCTTCCTGGGCACCTCCCTGGACGAGACCACCCGCCAGAGCATCGGGCTGCGCAAGATCGCGGTGCCGTTGCTCGCCCCCGAGGAATTCCCCCACTTCCGACCGATGGAGGCCGTCATCAAGGTCCGCGGAGCCAACCCCA from Deinococcus planocerae carries:
- a CDS encoding type IV secretory system conjugative DNA transfer family protein — translated: MSHASAPAGTVQQSQGVRTFPVGWLLLFLATLLVPGYFAVHTAGQVSQVMVAKGWPAALHSQTFLLDCVLSQACNAAFQQGFARLFPLWSLALPAVGLVIYGFKARPRTYATKDPGLAWWAQADDQGLNQYRTHDPTRPENKLLGYLGHLLSVGREGKIEYRKTFPLYVRMAALAENVLVLGGVGAGKTRGYFRPLIMLAAHLGFTVIVFDLKYPQPDSGFFDMIGYWVRRRRRVMMFTPFSPNTMRLPLLDSIEDYASALRMATTIMPPPEYGQEPGKHYRDRDRGVLAAFLLYLARSDTPNFSELLRMAQFTPNELKKWFEDQAAFDENSEVVLNLKGIFAQGNQEVASVLQGIKNALRIFYNPMVARATESLVGENIDVRAAFREPTLLYIGIQQEYMMEGDGVVLLQLVKRFIDRDLQREAAAQGGVLKRHAAYVLDEFPSFGQLPYMMRSLGVLRSYNVSHHIGVQNLAQLAVVYGDNYSKALTTNVIGRKIFFPLAVDDEEREIFSQYVGKTTVYDISEGDTRRRFLGTSLDETTRQSIGLRKIAVPLLAPEEFPHFRPMEAVIKVRGANPIRTFMPAIEDPFLDGPGIPRGIPNRLHELYRQVNPGRENMAHVTQQIIRSGMLGTATTPEEDFSAQQHERFRTWVNEVLESGARVRFSASDRERLYVRTADLPEALKEGRTLQSFYSRGWTGRADSDELRLKPEGLALLNRDLRLRLNKQATFGALDLWLEQNGSMVEGHEAREALGPDERPEVQAILEGERVYLRFLPCRDLFGAAPEALAKRIGKSQYILIDRQDPSGFWNALQDVRVKEREQDPAPVEGEDVRPASRKAAKKRPTGKPWTDDEEEARQQERMQEAAPFPQETQGSEAVDRRPGPRKTTKKRLAGRVWTSEDEETRRQESGQAADRLPHETLGTEDEDGPSLWQTLEKHRAPKEG